The DNA region CATTGGGGTGCCGAGCGCATCGTGTACGCGGGCAGCGTGGAGGTGTGGGATTCCGAGAGGACCGTGCCGGGCGAGGAGCAGTGGGACGGTCCACAGCCGGGGCGGGTGTGTTACAGGTTCACCTACCGCGGCGACAAGCTGGTGCGGATCGACACGCTCGGCCCGGATGGGACGCCGTTCCAGGCGCTCAAGGAGGGGCAGCGGGTCGAATGGAGGTACGGGCCGCACGGCAAGCTCCTCGACGAGATAGGCTATACCGAGACCGGCGAGATGGAGGCGCACAACACGCGGCGCTACGACGCGGCTGGCCGGCTCGTCGAGCAGGTGTATGGGTACGGTTCGGACACGGTTGTCTCCAAGGTGACGTGGGAGTACGAGGGCGATGCGAAGCACCCATCGAGCCGCGAGATGCGCGACGAGGACGGCCGGGTCCGGAACAAGAGCACGTTCGCTTACGGCGCCGACGGCACGACGCGCACGGAGCGGCATGAGCCCTACGACGACCGTGGCGCTCCGGAACAGGTGGTCGAGTTCACACAGAAGTGGAACCCACAGACCGACCGCTGGGAAGACACCGGGGAGTAGGGGATGCGGCGACTTGCCCCTCGGTGAAAGCGTCTCACAGGCGCCGGTTCAGTCGCTGAAGAGCTTTTTGACGGCGTCGGACTCGCCCGGCTTGCGGCGCTGGCGCGGCAACGACTCGGGCTCTTCCTCGTCGGGTATTGAGATGTCGGCGCCGCCGCCTCCGCCGAGGACGAAGTCGGGATTGACGACCTGGTGCATCTTGAACGTCTGCGCGTTCATGTCGAGGAGCACGCCAAGCTTGAGCTTGGCCGCCTTGATGGCGCTGGCGACCTGCATCTTGAGCAGCCCGGGATGACCGCCCTCGGCCGCGAGGCGCACAAACAGCCGGTCGCGCAGAACGAAGTCGAGCGTGTACCCGCCCACGGTGGCGCCCTTGTAGAGCACGGGAATGAGCTTGTCGCGCTCGTACGGGATGTCGCGGCGGGTGAGCTCCTGCGCGAACGCTTTCTTGTACGGTTCCACGTCGAAGCCGGGCCCAAGCGTGGAGTACACCTCCTCGAGCGCCTTGCGGGCCTCGAACGCGACGTCCTCGATGCTGACCCCGCTCATCTGCGTAGCCTCCTGTTCAGAAACCATCCCCGAAAAACCCTACCACAGGCGGGGCTGTGCTCAAAGCGAGATATTGGCGCGGCCTTGGCGCGGGCCGTACAATAGAGGCATGGAGCGGGCGCGACAGATCCTGCACGTGGACATGGACGCGTTCTTCGTGTCGGTCGAGGAGCTGGCCAACCCGTCGCTCGTCGGCAAGCCGGTCGTCGTAGGCGGCGATCCCGACGGGCGGGGCGTGGTGGCGGCGGCCTCGTACGCGGCGCGCAAGTACGGCATCCACTCGGCCATGCCGCTGCGGACGGCCAAGCGGCTGTGTCCGCACGCGATCTTTCTGCACTCGGACCTGCAGAACTACTCCGCGTGGTCGCAGCGCATCTATAGGGTATTTGAGCAGTTCACGCCCGATGTGCAGGCCGTCTCGATCGACGAGGCGTACCTCGACATCACCGGCACCGAGCGGCTCTTCGGGCCGGGTGTGGCGGCCGCCGAGCGGGTCAAGCTCGCCGTCAAGCAGCAGGTGGGGCTCAACGCATCGGTCGGATTGGCGACGAACAAGCTCGTCGCAAAGGTGTCCTCGGAGCTGGCGAAACCGAACGGGCTGTGTGCGGTGTTTCCGGGGGGCGAGGCGGCGTTTCTCGCGCCGCTCAAGATCGAGCGGCTGCCCGGTGTCGGCGCGGCGACGACCGAGCGGCTCCGCGTGCTCGGCGTGCGTCGCATCGGCCAGCTCGCCCGTCTCGACCCCGGGCTGCTCGAGCGCGCATTCGGCTCGACGGGCCTCTGGCTCCAT from Verrucomicrobiota bacterium includes:
- a CDS encoding GxxExxY protein produces the protein MSGVSIEDVAFEARKALEEVYSTLGPGFDVEPYKKAFAQELTRRDIPYERDKLIPVLYKGATVGGYTLDFVLRDRLFVRLAAEGGHPGLLKMQVASAIKAAKLKLGVLLDMNAQTFKMHQVVNPDFVLGGGGGADISIPDEEEPESLPRQRRKPGESDAVKKLFSD
- the dinB gene encoding DNA polymerase IV codes for the protein MERARQILHVDMDAFFVSVEELANPSLVGKPVVVGGDPDGRGVVAAASYAARKYGIHSAMPLRTAKRLCPHAIFLHSDLQNYSAWSQRIYRVFEQFTPDVQAVSIDEAYLDITGTERLFGPGVAAAERVKLAVKQQVGLNASVGLATNKLVAKVSSELAKPNGLCAVFPGGEAAFLAPLKIERLPGVGAATTERLRVLGVRRIGQLARLDPGLLERAFGSTGLWLHERANGLEPSPIETRGLPKSVSRETTFDEDTADVELMHRTLFRLVERVGRALRKEKLQAKTITLKLRYSDFSTITRSITVREGTDLDAVIYEHVKALFDKAYTRRGRVRLLGAGTSNFVSAAWQQPLLANDLDVTKLKSLYKAIDKVRNRFGTDALHVGKEERDDGEQEQGNEPEMLTD